One window from the genome of Calliopsis andreniformis isolate RMS-2024a chromosome 12, iyCalAndr_principal, whole genome shotgun sequence encodes:
- the L(3)72ab gene encoding U5 small nuclear ribonucleoprotein l(3)72Ab: protein MADAAARQLQYEYKANSNLVLQADVRLIERRSRDEATGEVMSLVGKLDGTRMGDRAQRTKPGKAEERKVKRQKRDEAQYDFARMKGATLLSEGVDEMVGIVYRPKTQETRQTYEVLLSFIQEALGDQPRDILCGAADEVLAVLKNDRLKEKEKKKETELLLGSLAEERFALLVNLGKKITDFGSDEKNPTSEENIDETYGINVQFEESSEEDDEDVYGEIREHDDEGDEGEEANDDRAIHAENLGGAEEMKKEKPLHPLDIDAYWLQRRLSRIYDDAMISQARAAEVLSVLKNAGDDRDCENQLVLLLGYDCFDFIKQLKKYRHTIAYCTMLASSQSESERQKIRNKMNDDPVLAKILRQLDTGKGDDDADETMEARAQRKRREENEDTGGPGGQVQGTRNLIDLEDLIFAQGSHFMANKRCQLPDGSFRKQRKGYEEVHVPALKPKPLGENEKYYPIDQLPKYVQPAFEGFKVLNRIQSRLYQTALESDENLLLCAPTGAGKTNVALLCMMREIGKHINADGTINSDEFKIIYVAPMRSLVQEMVGNFNKRLSTYNLTVSELTGDHQLTREQIAATQVIVCTPEKWDIITRKGGEKTFTSLVRLIIIDEIHLLHDERGPVLEALVARTIRNIETTQEDVRLVGLSATLPNYQDVAAFLRIKPETGLFYFDNSFRPVALEQQYIGITEKKALKRFQVMNEIVYEKTMEHAGRSQVLIFVHSRKETGKTARAIRDMCLEKDTLGQFLREGSASMEVLRTEAEQVKNQELKDLLPYGFAIHHAGMTRVDRTLVEDLFVDRHIQVLVSTATLAWGVNLPAHTVIIKGTQVYNPEKGRWVELGALDVLQMLGRAGRPQYDLKGEGILITNHSELQYYLSLLNQQLPIESQLISKMSDMLNAEIVLGTIQNIRDAVTWLGYTYLYIRMLRCPNLYGISHDKLKEDPLLELHRADLIHSSAVGLDRSGLIKYDRKSGNFQATELGRIASHYYCTHDTMSVYNQLLKRTLSEIELFRVFSLSSEFKHINVREEEKLELQKLMERVPIPVKESIEEASAKVNVLLQAYISQLKLEGFALMSDMVYVTQSASRLMRAIFEIVLFRGWAQLADKCLSLCKMIDRRMWQSMSPLRQFRKMPEEIVKKIEKKNFPWERLYDLGPNEIGELIRVPKLGKTIHKYIHQFPKLELSTHIQPITRSTLRVELTITPDFQWDEKVHGASEAFWILVEDVDSEVILHHEYFLLKAKYASDEHLIKFFVPVFEPLPPQYFLRVVSDRWIGAETQLPVSFRHLILPEKNLPPTELLDLQPLPITALRNSKFESLYIDKFPQFNPIQTQVFNAVYNSDDNVFVGAPTGSGKTTIAEFAVLRLLTQNPEGRCVYMVSKEALAELVYTDWTVKFNQQLGRKVVLLTGETGTDLKLLAKGQIIITTADKWDVLSRRWKQRKNVQNIQLFIVDELQLIGGEEGPVLEVACSRARYISSQLEKPTRIIALSASLADAKDAAQWLGAPAAATFNFHPSVRPVPLELHVQGINITHNASRLAAMAKPVYNAILRYAPHKPVIVFVPTRRQARLTAIDLLTFTAAEGQPSRFFHAEEADIKPFLDRMTDKTLKETLSQGAAYLHEGLSADDRRLVEQLFDSGAIQIAVVTRDLCWSLSISSHLVVVMDTQCYNGKTHAYEDYPITDVLQMVARANRPLEDDDAKCVLLCQSSKKDFFKKFLNEPLPVESHLDHRLHDHFNAEIVTKTIENKQDAVDYLTWTFLYRRLTQNPNYYGLQGVTHRHLSDHLSELVENTLSDLEQAKCVAVEDEMDTLPLNLGMIAAYYYINYATIELFSLSLNNKTKIRGLLEIISAAAEYETVPVRQREENLLRSLAARLPHAPQATRMADPHVKAQLLLQAHLSRIQLGPELQKDTELVLSKAVRLIQACVDVLSSSGWLAPAVAAMELAQMVTQAMWSKDSYLKQLPHFTAETIKRCTDKGVETVFDVMELEDDDRNRLLQLSETQMADVAKFCNRYPNIEMSYEVQDKDKLHSGGTVNVIVQLEREDEVTGPVVAPFFPQKREEGWWVVIGDPKTNSLLSIKRLTLQQKAKVKLDFVAPAPGQHSYTLYFMSDAYLGCDQEYKFTINVGEYESDASSGSESD from the exons ATGGCGGACGCAGCGGCAAGACAATTACAATACGAATATAAAGCG aattcTAATCTTGTTTTACAAGCTGACGTGCGATTGATAGAAAGACGTAGCAGAGATGAAGCTACCGGTGAGGTTATGTCGCTTGTGGGAAAGCTTGATGGGACGCGAATGGGTGATAGAGCACAGCGTACTAAGCCAGGAAAAGCTGAAGAACGGAAAGTCAA aCGTCAAAAACGAGACGAAGCACAGTACGACTTTGCACGAATGAAAGGAGCAACCTTACTTTCAGAAGGTGTAGATGAGATGGTTGGAATTGTATATCGTCCTAAAACTCAGGAAACACGACAGACCTACGAAGTATTATTGAGTTTTATTCAAGAAGCCTTAGGAGATCAACCTAGAGATATTCTTTGCGGTGCAGCTGATGAAGTATTAGCAGTTTTAAAAAATGACAgactaaaagaaaaagaaaagaagaaagaaacagAATTGTTGCTAGGTTCATTAGCAGAAGAAAGATTTGCATTGTTGGTAAATCTTGGAAAAAAGATAACAGATTTTGGAAGTGATGAAAAGAATCCAACCAGTGAAGAAAATATTGATGAGACATATGGAATCAATGTACAATTTGAAGAGAGTAGTGAAGAAGATGATGAAGATGTTTATGGAGAAATCAGAGAACATGATGACGAAGGTGATGAAGGCGAAGAAGCTAATGATGACAGAGCTATTCATGCTGAAAAT TTAGGAGGTGCTGaagaaatgaaaaaagagaaaccATTACATCCATTGGATATAGATGCATACTGGCTGCAAAGAAGATTAAGTAGAATTTATGATGATGCAATGATTTCACAAGCACGAGCTGCAGAAGTATTATCAGTACTGAAAAATGCTGGAGATGATCGTGATTGTGAAAACCAATTAGTGCTTTTGTTAGGCTATGATTGCTTTGACTTCATTAAACAACTAAAGAAATACAGACATACAA TTGCGTATTGTACTATGTTGGCATCTTCACAGTCTGAATCAGAACGACAGAAAATTCGAAATAAAATGAACGATGATCCTGTATTAGCAAAAATTTTGCGTCAGTTAGACACTGGCAAAGGTGACGATGACGCTGATGAAACAATGGAAGCAAGAGCTCAACGTAAAAGAAGGGAAGAGAATGAGGATACTGGAGGTCCAGGTGGTCAAGTACAGGGTACAAGAAATTTAATAGATTTAGAAGATCTTATATTTGCACAAGGCAGTCATTTTATGGCAAATAAACGTTGTCAGTTGCCTGATGGAAGTTTCAGGAAACAACGGAAAGG ATACGAAGAAGTTCACGTTCCTGCACTAAAACCGAAACCACTTGGTgagaatgaaaaatattatccaATTGACCAGTTACCAAAGTATGTACAGCCAGCTTTTGAAGGTTTTAAAGTCTTAAATCGAATTCAGAGTCGCTTATATCAAACCGCTTTAGAAAGCGATGAAAATTTATTGCTATGTGCACCGACAGGTGCTGGTAAAACTAACGTTGCTCTTTTATGTATGATGCGTGAAATTGGGAAACACATAAATGCGGATGGGACAATTAACTCTGACGAGTTTAAAATAATTTACGTTGCACCAATGCGTTCACTGGTACAAGAAATGGTTGGAAACTTCAATAAAAGGTTGTCTACTTACAATTTAACTGTGTCGGAATTAACTGGTGATCATCAGTTGACAAGGGAGCAAATAGCTGCAACGCAAGTTATAGTGTGTACACCCGAGAAATGGGATATTATAACACGAAAAGGAGGCGAGAAAACGTTCACTTCGTTAGTTAGACTGATTATTATCGACGAAATTCATTTACTTCATGATGAGAGAGGACCTGTTCTAGAAGCTTTAGTCGCTAGAACAATTAGAAACATTGAAACTACACAAGAAGACGTAAGATTGGTTGGTCTTTCGGCAACTTTACCAAATTATCAAGACGTTGCGGCATTTCTACGCATAAAACCAGAGACAGGCTTATTTTACTTCGATAACAGTTTCAGACCTGTTGCTTTGGAGCAACAATATATAGGTATAACAGAGAAGAAAGCATTGAAACGATTCCAAGTAATGAATGAAATTGTGTACGAGAAGACAATGGAACACGCGGGCAGAAGCCAAGTTCTCATCTTCGTTCATTCGCGAAAGGAAACAGGCAAAACAGCACGCGCCATCAGAGACATGTGTTTGGAAAAAGATACGTTGGGACAATTTCTCAGAGAAGGATCTGCATCCATGGAAGTATTAAGAACAGAAGCCGAACAAGTTAAAAATCAAGAACTCAAAGATTTGTTACCTTATGGTTTCGCTATTCACCATGCTGGAATGACGAGAGTAGATCGAACGTTGGTCGAAGATCTTTTTGTGGACAGACATATACAAGTTCTGGTGTCTACTGCAACATTAGCTTGGGGTGTCAATTTACCAGCGCATACAGTTATTATAAAAGGAACACAAGTATATAATCCGGAAAAAGGTAGATGGGTCGAGTTAGGCGCTCTAGATGTGTTGCAAATGTTAGGAAGAGCTGGTCGTCCGCAGTATGATTTAAAAGGTGAGGGTATTCTCATCACAAATCACAGTGAATTACAGTATTATTTATCTCTTCTAAATCAACAGTTGCCTATCGAGTCGCAATTAATTAGTAAAATGTCAGACATGTTAAACGCAGAAATTGTGTTAGGTACTATACAAAATATAAGAGATGCAGTTACGTGGTTAGGGTATACTTATCTGTACATTCGAATGCTTCGTTGCCCGAATTTGTACGGTATAAGTCACGATAAGTTAAAAGAAGATCCATTACTCGAGTTGCATAGAGCTGATCTTATTCATTCTTCTGCAGTTGGATTAGATCGCAGTGGTTTAATTAAATACGATCGCAAATCTGGAAATTTTCAGGCTACAGAATTAGGTCGCATTGCTTCACATTATTATTGCACACACGATACGATGTCAGTATATAATCAATTGTTAAAACGTACTTTGAGTGAGATTGAATTATTCCGAGTATTTTCATTATCCAGCGAATTTAAACACATAAATGTCCGAGAAGAGGAGAAACTAGAATTGCAGAAATTGATGGAAAGGGTACCAATTCCAGTAAAAGAAAGTATAGAAGAAGCGAGTGCAAAAGTTAATGTACTGTTACAGGCATATATTTCTCAGTTGAAACTTGAAGGATTTGCTCTTATGTCTGATATGGTGTATGTTACACAGTCTGCATCACGATTAATGAGAGCTATTTTTGAAATTGTTTTATTCCGTGGATGGGCACAGTTGGCGGATAAATGTTTGTCTTTATGTAAAATGATTGACCGTAGAATGTGGCAATCAATGTCACCGCTTAGACAGTTCAGAAAAATGCCAGAAGAAATCGTCAAGAAGATAGAAAAGAAGAACTTCCCTTGGGAGAGATTGTATGATTTAGGACCCAACGAAATTGGAGAATTGATTCGAGTACCTAAATTGGGTAAAACTATTCACAAATACATCCATCAGTTTCCGAAATTAGAATTATCGACGCATATTCAACCAATAACACGGTCCACTTTGAGAGTCGAATTGACAATCACACCCGATTTTCAATGGGACGAGAAAGTACATGGTGCATCAGAAGCATTTTGGATTTTAGTCGAAGACGTAGATTCTGAAGTCATATTGCATCACGAATACTTTTTGCTGAAAGCTAAGTATGCATCAGATGAACATTTGATTAAATTCTTTGTACCTGTGTTTGAACCTTTGCCACCACAATACTTTTTGCGCGTCGTATCAGACAGGTGGATTGGAGCAGAAACTCAATTACCCGTTAGTTTTCGTCATTTAATTTTACCAGAGAAGAATCTACCACCAACTGAACTACTTGATTTGCAACCTCTTCCAATTACTGCTTTACGTAACTCGAAGTTCGAAAGTCTCTACATAGACAAATTTCCACAATTTAATCCGATACAGACTCAAGTCTTCAATGCTGTTTACAATTCAGATGATAACGTTTTCGTTGGGGCACCCACTGGATCGGGAAAAACAACTATTGCAGAATTTGCAGTATTACGTTTACTAACTCAGAATCCAGAAGGTAGATGTGTGTACATGGTTAGCAAGGAAGCTTTAGCAGAATTAGTTTATACTGATTGGACAGTAAAGTTTAATCAGCAATTGGGTAGAAAGGTAGTGCTTTTAACTGGTGAAACGGGAACAGATCTTAAATTACTTGCAAAAGGACAAATTATAATTACAACTGCAGATAAGTGGGACGTGTTGTCAAGAAGATGGAAGCAAagaaaaaatgtacaaaatattcaACTGTTTATTGTCGACGAACTGCAATTAATTGGCGGTGAAGAAGGGCCTGTGCTAGAGGTAGCCTGTTCAAGAGCACGTTATATTTCTTCTCAATTAGAGAAACCAACTAGAATTATAGCACTGTCAGCTTCCCTTGCAGACGCGAAAGATGCGGCTCAGTGGCTAGGTGCTCCTGCTGCTGCAACTTTCAATTTCCACCCATCTGTTAGACCTGTACCTTTAGAATTACATGTTCAAGGAATAAATATTACTCATAATGCATCAAGATTAGCTGCTATGGCGAAACCAGTGTATAACGCAATTCTTAGGTATGCTCCACATAAACCAGTTATTGTTTTCGTACCCACTCGTCGCCAGGCTAGATTAACAGCTATCGACTTACTGACGTTCACTGCGGCCGAAGGACAACCATCACGATTTTTCCACGCAGAAGAAGCTGATATTAAACCCTTCCTCGACAGAATGACCGATAAAACATTAAAAGAAACGTTATCTCAAGGAGCTGCCTATCTACATGAAGGATTATCTGCTGATGATCGTCGCCTCGTTGAACAGCTATTCGACAGCGGTGCCATTCAAATAGCTGTTGTTACGCGAGATCTTTGTTGGAGTCTGTCTATTAGCTCTCATCTTGTAGTTGTTATGGACACTCAatgttacaatggaaaaacacatGCCTACGAAGATTATCCTATTACTGATGTTTTACAAATGGTAGCACGTGCGAATCGCCCACTAGAAGATGACGATGCTAAATGTGTTCTCCTTTGTCAAAGCTCGAAGAAAGACTTCTTTAAGAAATTCCTAAATGAACCTTTACCCGTCGAGAGCCATCTAGATCACAGACTGCACGATCATTTCAATGCTGAAATCGTGACGAAAACGATTGAAAACAAGCAAGATGCCGTTGACTATCTGACATGGACATTCTTATACAGGCGACTTACACAGAATCCAAACTATTATGGACTGCAAGGTGTTACACATAGACATCTATCAGATCATCTATCTGAATTGGTCGAAAATACTTTAAGTGATTTAGAGCAAGCAAAATGCGTTGCTGTAGAGGACGAAATGGACACCTTGCCTCTAAATCTTGGAATGATTGCAGCGTATTATTACATCAATTATGCGACAATCGAATTATTCAGTCTTTCTTTGAATAACAAAACCAAAATCAGAGGTTTATTAGAAATAATTTCAGCTGCAGCTGAATATGAAACTGTTCCCGTTCGACAGCGAGAAGAAAATTTGTTAAGAAGTTTAGCAGCACGACTTCCACATGCCCCACAAGCAACAAGAATGGCCGATCCTCATGTAAAAGCTCAACTTTTATTGCAAGCACATTTGTCCAGGATACAACTCGGCCCAGAATTACAAAAAGATACAGAATTAGTATTAAGCAAAGCTGTGAGATTGATCCAAGCTTGCGTCGATGTACTCAGTTCATCTGGTTGGTTAGCTcctgcagtggctgctatggaattgGCGCAAATGGTCACTCAAGCAATGTGGTCTAAAGACTCTTACTTAAAACAGTTACCACACTTTACTGCTGAAACTATCAAACGTTGTACAGACAAAGGAGTGGAAACCGTATTTGATGTGATGGAACTGGAAGATGACGACAGAAATCGTCTTTTACAATTATCTGAAACACAAATGGCAGATGTTGCTAAATTCTGCAATCGTTATCCCAACATAGAGATGTCTTATGAAGTTCAAGATAAAGATAAGTTGCATAGTGGTGGCACAGTTAATGTTATCGTTCAGCTTGAGAGAGAAGATGAAGTAACAGGACCAGTTGTTGCACCTTTCTTCCCACAAAAACGTGAAGAAGGATGGTGGGTTGTTATTGGCGATCCAAAAACGAATTCTTTATTGTCTATTAAGAGATTAACATTGCAACAAAAGGCAAAAGTAAAACTTGATTTTGTAGCGCCTGCTCCTGGACAACATTCCTATACTTTGTACTTCATGAGCGATGCCTATTTAGGATGTGATCAGGAATACAAATTTACCATTAATGTAGGAGAATATGAATCAGATGCTAGTTCTGGCTCTGAATCAGATTAA
- the LOC143185964 gene encoding uncharacterized protein LOC143185964: protein MSEDEAKPASPVPLIAHTQCCNSLTNPQCPALQVTSRMLRSPSHESITTDLSLFSVSSIASELRGANRLVTFKSYTDVHLAGRGPSPKPDRQIQANRPADIPEILWFEEENELIRSCGVLSSALGLRKSFSTSDVSQLPSPDASGPNGLRPTVSALTLGTVQRSSLLLEQARLDHASRSCSTWVAVGEPVANTSQLPSPHGGAVQEQQQSQQQQPQSSSQATTSQTASHPPLAPPPPPLPFTGADLVRSVNKKVRQNYIRRRLLTTYRALERLSQSEFNLDQLEAAASAAQTTSGTTLLVPGTASIAGSSLLGRKERNHALTIKDVERERGNQLSKYERNMMIFNWLHTLDDTAVDSLE from the exons ATGTCCGAAGACGAGGCGAAACCGGCATCGCCAGTGCCACTTATTGCTCACACGCAGTGCTGCAACAGCTTGacgaatccgcaatgcccagcgTTGCAAGTAACATCGCGTATGTTGCGGTCACCGAGTCACGAGAGCATCACCACTGATCTCTCCTTATTCAGCGTCTCCTCGATTGCGAGCGAATTGCGAGGAGCGAATAGACTCGTTACGTTTAAATCTTACACCGACGTGCATCTTGCTGGTCGAGGCCCATCACCGAAACCTGATCGCCAAATTCAAGCTAACAG GCCAGCAGATATACCAGAAATTCTTTGGTTCGAAGAAGAGAACGAACTGATCCGTAGTTGCGGAGTGCTTTCATCAGCGCTCGGCCTTCGAAAAAGCTTTAGCACCAGCGACGTCTCTCAACTGCCAAGCCCAGATGCATCAGGCCCGAATGGACTGCGACCAACGGTCTCTGCATTGACCCTTGGCACTGTCCAAAGAAGCTCTTTGCTCCTGGAGCAAGCTAGACTGGACCACGCTTCGAGGTCTTGCAGCACATGGGTTGCTGTTGGCGAACCAGTGGCCAACACGTCGCAACTGCCTAGTCCTCACGGAGGAGCTGTGCAAGAGCAACAGCAGTCTCAACAGCAGCAGCCACAGTCCTCGAGCCAAGCAACAACCTCGCAAACGGCCTCGCATCCTCCACTTGCACCACCCCCGCCCCCTTTGCCATTTACAGGTGCGGACCTCGTTAGGTCCGTGAACAAGAAGGTTCGCCAAAATTATATACGTCGAAG ATTATTGACAACTTATCGGGCTTTGGAGCGGCTATCGCAGAGCGAATTCAATTTGGATCAACTGGAAGCTGCGGCAAGCGCGGCTCAAACAACTTCCGGAACTACCTTATTGGTCCCTGGAACTGCTTCCATTGCTGGATCTTCTCTGTTAGGACGAAAGGAACGAAACCACGCGTTAACTATCAAGGATGTTGAAAGAGAACGTGGGAATCAGTTGTCGAAGTACGAGAGGAACATGATGATTTTCAATTGGTTGCACACTCTCGACGATACTGCTGTTGACAGCCTAGAATAA
- the LOC143185963 gene encoding uncharacterized protein LOC143185963 isoform X1 translates to MGCLDWILRIALSHSLFIAYIRSEISNIGIPTKTNFSCLDKTAGFYADVDASCKMYHTCDEYGNKFTYHCPEETAFRQDALICDHAHLVNCEGFSTKDNKKYNDSSHIREPVDNIQSQFLHQRLQLAQPIKTSNNVQHGLAFSSRHFLKTFNETEASKNKITKFLQPPLYEFNSTTPASVNYFANIKTSYTPFINQNQSGIRKNGTSFVQNQNSNNKDKFNEREETNQKDSLDQKTNDAFNHFWKYSSDTFSDSLQNQQENTKKNQTTKNSRDNPKLSFTNHRNYPYLETLKSIQKNTKAPSTSTTAASTISNTFLTTTEIPVYALTLSLKPLLPIELEYDPYYPKVSTSTESYYTPTHNSKAQSYTRDFTQTSRSNTHLKLPSILPDLNSLDDIVDRRKLFYIPRIKFD, encoded by the exons ATGGGGTGTTTAGACTGGATTTTACGAATCGCTCTCTCGCATTCACTCTTCATCGCATATATTCGATCTGAAATTTCC AATATTGGAATTCCTACAAAAACAAATTTTTCATGTTTGGATAAAACTGCTGGATTTTATGCTGATGTTGATGCCAGTTGTAAAATGTATCACACTTGTGATGAATATGGAAACAAATTTACATATCATTGTCCCGAAGAAACTGCTTTTCGACAAGATGCTTTGATATGTGATCATGCTCATCTTGTTAATTGTGAAGGATTTAGTACAAAAGACAACAAAAAGTATAATGATTCTTCTCACATAAGAGAGCCAGTGGATAATATTCAGAGTCAATTTCTTCATCAACGTCTACAACTAGCACAGCCGATAAAGACAAGTAATAATGTACAACATGGACTTGCATTTAGTTCAAGACATTTCCTTAAGACTTTTAATGAGACGGAAGCATCTAAAAATAAGATAACAAAGTTTTTGCAACCACCATTATATGAATTTAATTCTACAACACCAGCTTCTGTTAAttattttgcaaatataaaaacaAGTTATACTCCTTTCATAAATCAAAATCAGAGTGGTATAAGGAAAAATGGAACTTCTTTTGTTCAGAATCAAAACTCTAACAATAAGGATAAATTTAATGAAAGGGAAGAAACTAATCAAAAGGATTCTTTAGATCAAAAGACAAATGATGCTTTCAATCatttttggaaatattcatcAGACACATTTTCAGACAGCTTGCAGAATCAGCAAGAGAATACAAAGAAAAACCAAACTACAAAAAATTCTAGAGATAATCCAAAGTTATCTTTTACAAATCACAGAAATTATCCTTATCTGGAAACTTTGAAATCTATACAGAAAAATACAAAAGCACCTTCAACTAGTACCACTGCAGCAAGTACTATATCCAATACTTTTTTAACAACTACAGAAATACCCGTGTATGCTTTAACATTGTCTTTGAAACCTTTGTTACCAATTGAATTAGAATATGATCCATATTATCCAAAAGTTTCTACGTCAACAGAATCTTACTATACTCCTACTCATAATAGCAAAGCACAATCATACACTAGAGATTTTACACAAACATCACGGTCTAATACTCATTTGAAGCTTCCCTCAATTTTACCTGATTTAAATTCCTTAGACGACATTGTTGATCgtagaaaattattttatatcccACGTATCAAATTTGATTAA
- the LOC143185963 gene encoding uncharacterized protein LOC143185963 isoform X2 gives MYHTCDEYGNKFTYHCPEETAFRQDALICDHAHLVNCEGFSTKDNKKYNDSSHIREPVDNIQSQFLHQRLQLAQPIKTSNNVQHGLAFSSRHFLKTFNETEASKNKITKFLQPPLYEFNSTTPASVNYFANIKTSYTPFINQNQSGIRKNGTSFVQNQNSNNKDKFNEREETNQKDSLDQKTNDAFNHFWKYSSDTFSDSLQNQQENTKKNQTTKNSRDNPKLSFTNHRNYPYLETLKSIQKNTKAPSTSTTAASTISNTFLTTTEIPVYALTLSLKPLLPIELEYDPYYPKVSTSTESYYTPTHNSKAQSYTRDFTQTSRSNTHLKLPSILPDLNSLDDIVDRRKLFYIPRIKFD, from the coding sequence ATGTATCACACTTGTGATGAATATGGAAACAAATTTACATATCATTGTCCCGAAGAAACTGCTTTTCGACAAGATGCTTTGATATGTGATCATGCTCATCTTGTTAATTGTGAAGGATTTAGTACAAAAGACAACAAAAAGTATAATGATTCTTCTCACATAAGAGAGCCAGTGGATAATATTCAGAGTCAATTTCTTCATCAACGTCTACAACTAGCACAGCCGATAAAGACAAGTAATAATGTACAACATGGACTTGCATTTAGTTCAAGACATTTCCTTAAGACTTTTAATGAGACGGAAGCATCTAAAAATAAGATAACAAAGTTTTTGCAACCACCATTATATGAATTTAATTCTACAACACCAGCTTCTGTTAAttattttgcaaatataaaaacaAGTTATACTCCTTTCATAAATCAAAATCAGAGTGGTATAAGGAAAAATGGAACTTCTTTTGTTCAGAATCAAAACTCTAACAATAAGGATAAATTTAATGAAAGGGAAGAAACTAATCAAAAGGATTCTTTAGATCAAAAGACAAATGATGCTTTCAATCatttttggaaatattcatcAGACACATTTTCAGACAGCTTGCAGAATCAGCAAGAGAATACAAAGAAAAACCAAACTACAAAAAATTCTAGAGATAATCCAAAGTTATCTTTTACAAATCACAGAAATTATCCTTATCTGGAAACTTTGAAATCTATACAGAAAAATACAAAAGCACCTTCAACTAGTACCACTGCAGCAAGTACTATATCCAATACTTTTTTAACAACTACAGAAATACCCGTGTATGCTTTAACATTGTCTTTGAAACCTTTGTTACCAATTGAATTAGAATATGATCCATATTATCCAAAAGTTTCTACGTCAACAGAATCTTACTATACTCCTACTCATAATAGCAAAGCACAATCATACACTAGAGATTTTACACAAACATCACGGTCTAATACTCATTTGAAGCTTCCCTCAATTTTACCTGATTTAAATTCCTTAGACGACATTGTTGATCgtagaaaattattttatatcccACGTATCAAATTTGATTAA